CCAGGGGATGACGGGATCAAAACCCGTTGCCTTACCGCTTGGCGATAGCCCTGCTGATGATCTGAATCAGATCGAAAGTTGGTGCGGAGGGAGAGACTTGAACTCTCACGTCCTTGCGGACACTAGCACCTGAAGCTAGCGCGTCTACCAATTCCGCCACCACCGCACGTGGTATTTACCTGCTTGAGCAGGAAAGATATCGAGATGGTAAAGCTCGGTACCTTGAATAATGGCAGGGCTACCTGGATTCGAACCAGGGGATGACGGGATCAAAACCCGTTGCCTTACCGCTTGGCGATAGCCCTAAATGGTGCGGAAGGAGAGACTTGAACTCTCACACCTTGCGGCGCCAGAACCTAAATCTGGTGCGTCTACCAATTCCGCCACTTCCGCAAATTGTTGGATGTCTGAGACATCAGAAAAGTCATTGGTGCGGAGGGAGAGACTTGAACTCTCACGTCCTTGCGGACACTAGCACCTGAAGCTAGCGCGTCTACCAATTCCGCCACCACCGCATTGTGTGACTTTTCAATCAGATACATATTCTGTATCTGCTTCCGGTATTCACCGGAGAAGACACCGAGCTGGTAATACTCGTTATCTTTAAACAGATGGCAGGGCTACCTGGATTCGAACCAGGGGATGACGGGATCAAAACCCGTTGCCTTACCGCTTGGCGATAGCCCTATATGGTGCGGAAAGAGAGACTTGAACTCTCACACCTTGCGGCGCCAGAACCTAAATCTGGTGCGTCTACCAATTCCGCCATTTCCGCATATTGTTTGCCTTTACAAGGCCGGATGTCATTGGTGCGGAGGGAGAGACTTGAACTCTCACGTCCTTGCGGACACTAGCACCTGAAGCTAGCGCGTCTACCAATTCCGCCACCACCGCGTGGAATGACATCTTGTTTCTCACTCGAGGTGAGAATGGTGGCTACGACGGGATTCGAACCTGTGACCCCATCATTATGAGTGATGTGCTCTAACCAACTGAGCTACGTAGCCACTTTGTGTTCAACGCCGGCGTTGCCTACGTTTTGAAAATGGCAGGGCTACCTGGATTCGAACCAGGGGATGACGGGATCAAAACCCGTTGCCTTACCGCTTGGCGATAGCCCTGCAGAATGTCACAAAGTATTGTGCTATTCAAGAAAGAAATAATTTTACCGTTATTTCTTTCGTGTTCACCTCAGAGATTGGTGCGGAGGGAGAGACTTGAACTCTCACGTCCTTGCGGACACTAGCACCTGAAGCTAGCGCGTCTACCAATTCCGCCACCACCGCAATACGCTGGGTGAACGATTTGCCTTTCGGGCAAATTATGGTGGCTACGACGGGATTCGAACCTGTGACCCCATCATTATGAGTGATGTGCTCTAACCAACTGAGCTACGTAGCCATCAATTTTGTACCAACGCCGGTCAAAAGACCCACGTTTTGAATATGGCAGGGCTACCTGGATTCGAACCAGGGGATGACGGGATCAAAACCCGTTGCCTTACCGCTTGGCGATAGCCCTACATGGTGCGGAAAGAGAGACTTGAACTCTCACACCTTGCGGCGCCAGAACCTAAATCTGGTGCGTCTACCAATTCCGCCATTTCCGCATATTGTTTGCCTTTACAAGGCCGGATGTCATTGGTGCGGAGGGAGAGACTTGAACTCTCACGTCCTTGCGGACACTAGCACCTGAAGCTAGCGCGTCTACCAATTCCGCCACCACCGCATGGAATGACATCTGTTTCTCACTCGAGGTGAGAATGGTGGCTACGACGGGATTCGAACCTGTGACCCCATCATTATGAGTGATGTGCTCTAACCAACTGAGCTACGTAGCCATCATGCCGATTCAGCCAGTTTTCACTGTTGCCTTTTCATCAGGCGCTGTCTCGGGAACGGGGCGCATTATGCTTATCCCTGTCTGGAGCGTCAATAGTTTTTTTAAGAATCCCCAGAAAATCTGCTTGTTCGGTGGTTATTTGGACGAAATGACCGAATGCCATGCTAGGTCAGTGATTTGGCGGGTAAAAAATCAGCAACCTTGTTCATTCCGCAAAAAAAGGGCCGGCAAATGCCGGCCCTGAAGTGTAGGTTTTTCGCTTTGCATCAGACGTTGAAACGGAAGTGAACCACATCGCCGTCTTTTACGATGTAATCTTTACCTTCCAGACGCCATTTACCAGCTTCTTTCGCACCACTTTCGCCATTGAACTCGATAAAGTGCTCGTAACCGACAACTTCAGCGCGGATAAAGCCCTTTTCAAAGTCGGTGTGGATCTTACCGGCAGCCTGAGGTGCAGTTGCGCCGACAGGAATGGTCCAGGCGCGGACTTCTTTCACACCAGCGGTGAAGTAAGTCTGCAGATTCAGCAGCTCATAACCGGAACGGATCACACGGTTCAGGCCCGGTTCTTCAATGCCCAGATCTGCCAGGAACTCTTCACGATCTGCATCGTCCAGCTCAGCAATTTCAGATTCGATTGCCGCACAAACCGGAACCACGACGGCGTTTTCTTTGCTGGCGTGTTCAATCACCATTTCCAGATGCGGGTTGTTTTCGAAGCCATCTTCGCTGACGTTTGCGATGTACATGGTTGGCTTCAGCGTCAGGAAGTTCAGGTAATCAATCGCTGCTTTTTCTTCTTTCGTCAGCTCAACGGAACGTGCCATACCACCTTCAGTCAGTGTCGGCAGCATTTTTTCCAGTACAGTGATTTCAAATTTCGCATCTTTGTCACCGCCTTTGGCACGTTTGGCCTGGCGCTGAATGGCACGCTCACAGGTATCCAGATCGGCCAGTGCCAGCTCAAGATTGATGATTTCAATATCGTCCAGCGGGTTGATCTTGCCGGCAACGTGCACGATGTTGTCGTTTTCGAAGCAGCGAACAACATGGCCAATCGCATCGGTTTCACGGATGTTCGCCAGGAATTTATTGCCCAGACCTTCACCTTTAGAAGCACCGGCAACAAGACCTGCGATATCAACGAATTCCATGGTCGTCGGCAGGATGCGCTCAGGATTGACGATTGCCGCCAGTTTATCCAGACGCAGATCAGGCACAGGAACCACGCCGGTATTTGGCTCGATCGTACAGAACGGGAAGTTAGCTGCCTCGATGCCTGCTTTCGTTAATGCATTGAAAAGTGTGGATTTACCTACGTTCGGCAGGCCCACGATACCACATTTAAAACCCATGGCTTGAAACCCTTTAGTGATGCTTCCGGCATCCCGCTTTCGGGCGGGATGGTGAAAAAGTCAGATTAAACTTACTCGGCTTTGAACGAATGAAGCCGGTTTTGTGCCTTGGTCAGACCGTCTTTCAGCCAGATATCAAGGCAGCGAACGGATTCGTCAACGGCAGCGTCAATCATGGATTGTTCGCCGACAGGGGCTTTGCCCAGTACGAAGCCGGTTACTTTGTTTTTGTCCCCGGGATGGCCGATGCCGACCCGCAGACGGTAGAAATTCTTGTTGTTGCCCAGTTTGCTGATGATATCGCGCAACCCATTATGGCCACCATGGCCGCCGCCCTGTTTGAACTTTGCCACCCCTGGCGGCAGATCCAGCTCATCATGTGCGACCAGAATTTCTTCCGGAGTGATCTGGAAGAAATTAGCCAGCGAGGAAACGGACTTGCCCGACAAGTTCATAAAAGTTGTTGGGATCAGCAAACGCAGATCTTCACCGTTCAGTTGGATCCGGCCTGTCAGACCAAAATATTTTGGATCGTTTTTCAGGCTGATGTTGTGGATTCTGGCCAGCTCTTCAACCACCCAGGCCCCTGCATTATGGCGTGTTTTGGCATATTCCG
This DNA window, taken from Photobacterium sp. CCB-ST2H9, encodes the following:
- the pth gene encoding aminoacyl-tRNA hydrolase; the protein is MSQKIRLLVGLANPGPEYAKTRHNAGAWVVEELARIHNISLKNDPKYFGLTGRIQLNGEDLRLLIPTTFMNLSGKSVSSLANFFQITPEEILVAHDELDLPPGVAKFKQGGGHGGHNGLRDIISKLGNNKNFYRLRVGIGHPGDKNKVTGFVLGKAPVGEQSMIDAAVDESVRCLDIWLKDGLTKAQNRLHSFKAE
- the ychF gene encoding redox-regulated ATPase YchF — protein: MGFKCGIVGLPNVGKSTLFNALTKAGIEAANFPFCTIEPNTGVVPVPDLRLDKLAAIVNPERILPTTMEFVDIAGLVAGASKGEGLGNKFLANIRETDAIGHVVRCFENDNIVHVAGKINPLDDIEIINLELALADLDTCERAIQRQAKRAKGGDKDAKFEITVLEKMLPTLTEGGMARSVELTKEEKAAIDYLNFLTLKPTMYIANVSEDGFENNPHLEMVIEHASKENAVVVPVCAAIESEIAELDDADREEFLADLGIEEPGLNRVIRSGYELLNLQTYFTAGVKEVRAWTIPVGATAPQAAGKIHTDFEKGFIRAEVVGYEHFIEFNGESGAKEAGKWRLEGKDYIVKDGDVVHFRFNV